A single window of Meiothermus sp. DNA harbors:
- a CDS encoding bifunctional diguanylate cyclase/phosphodiesterase, with the protein MTRVLNWLRPRWLELFLGLGFTLGYALVFPTLYQSLGHGALHLVLPGVALLSWALGLWGAVGVGLLLPPFQIALLSTAGASWDGNLRDVLWLTGGVGLLSSCVVGLFRFQYDRRSAAEVAMRKSQAHAEDRNLELALFSKVRDGLARDLEPEALMRGVVDTLHEHPRFDSVAAYQPMGEGLRLVWSGGKQTLPEHFDSTHEIVLRAARSAETVVFFSTEERSKAGLLGKQRLIAVPLLVKGSVQGVLVASGAPDLEQREVQFLEGVAGQLSLAIDRAQIYEALREQEAIYRTLLETLPDAVALYDGSKVLYLNPAGLRGLGYQHLEEVVGQPLTRFVHPDSLPRVAERVQRILGGEPDTVEEIRLVAQGGRELEVEAVGVLVQIAGHKQVMISIRDVGERKRQQARIEYLAYHDPLTDLPNRRRLWEVAETVFVADRRKRETPALIYLDLDNFKVVNDTLGHQAGDELLRQIAQRIKEVLRQGDLLARMGGDEFAVLLPSADRASATAAARRVNGVFDTPFTLDNHTIHIQASLGVALYPEHGQTLDELARAADVAMYQAKHARTGIAIYDPAQDINSLERLNTLLYLRKTIQEGRFLLQYQPILNIQSRYVDKWEALVRWEHPTRGLLHPAEFVPLAEEAGLIGELDLAVLKQAVQDQRRLGGELAINFSAVTLAHPNWVREVVRSLVDETLQPSMLWLEITESALLPERQKWLGGLVALRGLGVRVALDDFGMGYSSLAHLKQVPIDLIKIDKSFVAEIGQSQTSEDILQAMLQLANAFGLKTLAEGVENRVQLEWLARHGCHYAQGYYIGLPMSVEQAAEQVFSEVF; encoded by the coding sequence TTGACACGGGTACTGAACTGGTTGAGGCCGCGCTGGCTCGAGCTGTTTTTGGGTCTGGGGTTTACCTTGGGTTACGCCCTGGTTTTCCCCACCTTGTACCAGAGCCTCGGCCACGGGGCGTTGCACCTGGTACTGCCGGGGGTGGCCCTGCTGAGCTGGGCCCTGGGCCTTTGGGGTGCCGTGGGGGTCGGTTTGTTGTTACCGCCTTTCCAGATCGCACTGCTGAGCACAGCAGGGGCGTCCTGGGATGGGAATCTGCGGGATGTGCTCTGGCTAACGGGTGGAGTGGGACTGCTTTCCTCCTGTGTAGTAGGGCTTTTTCGTTTCCAGTACGACCGCCGCTCTGCGGCCGAGGTGGCCATGCGAAAAAGCCAAGCCCACGCCGAGGATCGCAACCTCGAGCTGGCCCTCTTCTCCAAGGTGCGTGATGGCTTGGCCCGCGACCTCGAGCCCGAAGCTTTGATGCGGGGGGTGGTGGACACCCTGCACGAACACCCGCGCTTCGATAGCGTGGCCGCCTATCAACCCATGGGTGAGGGGCTGCGCCTGGTCTGGTCGGGGGGGAAGCAAACCCTGCCCGAGCATTTTGATTCCACCCACGAAATCGTGCTACGGGCGGCCCGCTCCGCGGAAACGGTGGTGTTTTTTAGCACCGAAGAACGCAGCAAAGCGGGTTTGTTGGGGAAGCAGCGCCTGATTGCCGTGCCGTTGCTGGTCAAAGGCAGTGTGCAGGGGGTGTTGGTAGCCAGCGGCGCCCCCGACCTCGAGCAGCGCGAGGTGCAATTTTTGGAGGGGGTGGCAGGGCAGCTCAGCCTGGCCATTGACCGGGCCCAGATCTACGAAGCCCTGCGCGAGCAGGAGGCCATTTATCGTACCCTCCTGGAAACCTTGCCCGACGCAGTCGCCCTCTACGATGGGTCGAAGGTGCTTTATCTCAATCCGGCGGGTTTGCGTGGGCTGGGGTATCAGCACCTGGAGGAGGTGGTGGGGCAGCCCCTGACGCGTTTTGTACACCCCGATTCGTTGCCCAGGGTGGCCGAGCGGGTGCAGCGGATTCTGGGGGGCGAGCCCGACACGGTGGAGGAGATTCGCCTGGTAGCTCAGGGGGGGCGCGAGCTCGAGGTCGAGGCTGTGGGCGTGCTGGTTCAGATTGCGGGTCACAAGCAGGTCATGATTTCCATCCGTGATGTGGGTGAACGCAAACGCCAGCAGGCCCGTATCGAGTACCTGGCCTATCACGACCCCCTTACCGACCTGCCCAACCGCCGCAGGCTGTGGGAGGTGGCCGAGACGGTTTTCGTGGCCGACCGCCGCAAGCGCGAAACCCCGGCCCTGATCTACCTCGACCTAGACAACTTCAAGGTCGTCAACGATACCCTAGGCCATCAGGCCGGTGATGAGTTGTTGCGCCAAATTGCCCAGCGGATCAAGGAAGTGCTGCGCCAGGGCGATCTGCTGGCCCGCATGGGGGGCGATGAGTTTGCGGTGCTGCTCCCCTCCGCCGACCGCGCCTCGGCTACTGCTGCCGCCCGCCGGGTGAATGGGGTGTTCGACACCCCCTTTACCCTGGACAACCACACCATTCATATCCAGGCCAGCCTGGGGGTGGCGCTCTACCCCGAACACGGCCAGACCCTCGACGAGCTGGCCCGCGCCGCCGATGTGGCCATGTACCAGGCCAAGCACGCCCGCACCGGGATTGCCATCTACGACCCCGCCCAGGACATCAACTCCCTCGAGCGCCTAAACACCCTTCTGTACCTGCGCAAGACCATCCAGGAGGGCCGCTTCCTGCTTCAGTACCAGCCCATCCTGAATATCCAGAGCCGCTATGTAGATAAATGGGAAGCCCTGGTGCGCTGGGAGCACCCGACCCGGGGGCTTCTGCACCCGGCCGAGTTTGTGCCCCTGGCCGAAGAGGCCGGTCTGATTGGCGAACTTGATCTGGCCGTGCTCAAACAAGCGGTGCAGGATCAGCGGCGGTTGGGCGGCGAGCTGGCCATCAACTTTTCTGCCGTCACCCTGGCCCACCCCAACTGGGTGCGCGAGGTAGTGCGTTCGCTGGTAGACGAGACCCTGCAACCCAGCATGCTTTGGCTCGAGATTACCGAGTCGGCCTTGCTGCCCGAGCGGCAGAAATGGCTGGGGGGGCTGGTAGCGCTTCGCGGGCTGGGGGTGCGGGTGGCTCTGGATGACTTCGGCATGGGCTACTCCTCGCTGGCCCACCTCAAGCAGGTGCCAATAGACCTGATCAAGATAGACAAGAGCTTTGTGGCAGAGATTGGGCAGAGCCAGACCTCGGAAGACATTTTGCAGGCCATGCTGCAACTGGCCAATGCCTTCGGCCTCAAGACCCTGGCCGAGGGGGTCGAGAATCGCGTCCAGCTCGAGTGGCTGGCCCGCCATGGCTGCCACTATGCCCAGGGCTACTACATCGGCCTGCCTATGTCGGTTGAACAGGCTGCCGAGCAGGTGTTCTCCGAGGTTTTTTAG
- a CDS encoding SDR family NAD(P)-dependent oxidoreductase, translated as MNTLLIGATGGIGQALARHLAGRASRLWLSGRNGQILAGLARDLSALAVPAELGHELEVQALAEEVGPLDLLLYAAGAVQKAGVREQNLADLERLTTANLTGLALLLKYARFNPQARVAVLGVYPDLVSVPGLSAYVATKLGAEGLVNVARKEFRREGVRFCLVRLPAVATDLWAPLGGAPKTALHPEVAAVRILEGVLAEPMADMLEIR; from the coding sequence GTGAATACCCTATTGATTGGCGCCACGGGCGGCATTGGGCAGGCGTTAGCGCGTCATCTGGCAGGCCGGGCAAGCCGATTGTGGCTCTCCGGGCGCAATGGGCAGATTCTGGCCGGCCTAGCCCGCGACCTTAGCGCGCTGGCGGTTCCCGCCGAGCTCGGCCACGAACTCGAGGTTCAGGCCCTGGCCGAAGAGGTAGGGCCGCTGGATTTGCTCTTGTATGCGGCGGGCGCGGTGCAGAAGGCCGGGGTGCGCGAACAGAACCTGGCCGACCTCGAGCGGCTCACCACCGCCAACCTGACCGGCCTGGCTTTGCTGCTCAAATACGCCCGCTTCAACCCCCAGGCGCGGGTGGCCGTGCTGGGCGTCTACCCCGATCTGGTCAGTGTTCCTGGGCTTTCTGCGTACGTAGCGACCAAACTGGGGGCCGAGGGCCTGGTGAACGTGGCCCGCAAGGAGTTCCGCCGCGAGGGGGTGCGTTTCTGCTTGGTACGCTTGCCGGCCGTTGCTACCGATCTCTGGGCTCCTCTGGGTGGGGCCCCCAAAACGGCCCTGCATCCAGAAGTGGCGGCGGTGCGTATTTTGGAAGGAGTTCTGGCCGAGCCCATGGCGGACATGCTCGAGATTCGGTAG
- a CDS encoding YceI family protein: MNHWKLLFLLLVGAAGGSQAQTNQYAIEGRVIYAASYNLGRWEGTNTSVRGVVRWNSQTGEASGQVCVELGRFDSGNPLRDADARGVFDINRFPQSCLEVERLVQTGEDAVLSGTLEISGTRRAVRISGKLTREGNSYRFVGGFNTSFSEWKLNPPSLLFLRVNDPVEVRLEARATLR, from the coding sequence ATGAATCATTGGAAATTGCTTTTCCTCCTGCTGGTTGGCGCTGCCGGCGGGTCGCAGGCCCAGACCAACCAGTATGCCATTGAAGGGCGCGTGATCTACGCGGCCAGCTACAACCTGGGCCGCTGGGAGGGCACCAACACCAGCGTGCGGGGTGTGGTGCGTTGGAACAGCCAGACCGGCGAGGCCTCGGGCCAGGTGTGCGTGGAGCTGGGCCGCTTCGACTCCGGCAATCCCTTGCGCGATGCCGATGCAAGGGGGGTTTTCGACATCAACAGGTTCCCCCAGAGCTGCCTCGAGGTCGAACGTCTGGTACAAACCGGCGAGGATGCCGTGCTCAGCGGTACCCTGGAAATCAGCGGCACCCGGCGGGCGGTGCGGATTAGCGGCAAACTGACCCGCGAAGGCAATAGCTATCGGTTTGTCGGCGGATTTAACACCAGCTTTTCGGAGTGGAAACTGAACCCGCCCAGTTTGTTGTTCCTGCGGGTCAACGATCCGGTCGAAGTGCGCCTCGAGGCCCGGGCCACGCTGCGTTAA
- the glcF gene encoding glycolate oxidase subunit GlcF — translation MQHKIDVEQLGPQGEIMAHAIEACVHCGFCLPACPTYQVLGEEMDSPRGRIFLMKEVLEGHLQMEEAQPYLDKCLGCQGCVTACPSGVPYGELISTYRGFSEPKRHRSPFQKLFRIGLQETLPYPARFRAAAMLGRLGKLLKPLLPPMLKAPLELLPDTLPASEPLPEVVPPVGERRARVAFLAGCAQQVLQPGFNRATLRVLAHNGVEVVIPKGQGCCGALALHTGERGRALQFARTNLKAFAGDYDAILTNAAGCGSGLKEYPVLFHGEPEQAQAAQLAARVKDVSVFLVELGLKEVPPLPRPLKVAYHDACHLAHAQGVRAEPRQLLRSIPGVELVEIPEGELCCGSAGTYNLEQPAIAATLGERKARHILATGAEVVVTGNIGCFTQIQSQLRKLGREIPVLHTVELLERAYEQAAVQT, via the coding sequence ATGCAGCACAAGATTGATGTCGAACAACTAGGCCCCCAGGGCGAGATTATGGCCCACGCCATCGAGGCCTGCGTGCACTGCGGCTTCTGCCTGCCGGCCTGCCCCACCTACCAGGTGTTGGGCGAGGAGATGGACTCGCCCCGCGGGCGCATTTTTCTGATGAAGGAGGTGCTGGAGGGCCACCTCCAGATGGAGGAAGCCCAACCCTATCTGGACAAATGCCTGGGCTGCCAGGGCTGTGTGACGGCCTGCCCGAGCGGGGTGCCCTACGGCGAACTTATCTCCACCTACCGAGGCTTTAGCGAGCCCAAACGCCACCGCTCCCCCTTCCAAAAGCTCTTTCGCATTGGCCTGCAGGAAACCCTCCCCTACCCGGCCCGCTTCCGCGCAGCGGCCATGCTGGGCCGGCTGGGCAAGCTATTGAAGCCGCTGCTGCCGCCCATGCTAAAGGCCCCCCTCGAGCTCCTCCCCGACACCCTACCGGCAAGCGAGCCGCTACCGGAGGTTGTTCCCCCTGTGGGCGAGCGGCGGGCCCGGGTGGCCTTCCTGGCGGGTTGCGCCCAGCAGGTTCTGCAGCCCGGTTTCAACCGTGCCACCCTGCGGGTGTTGGCCCACAACGGGGTCGAGGTGGTGATTCCCAAAGGCCAGGGCTGCTGCGGGGCGCTGGCCCTGCACACCGGCGAACGGGGGCGGGCCTTGCAGTTTGCCCGCACCAACCTCAAAGCCTTTGCCGGCGACTACGACGCCATCCTCACCAATGCCGCCGGCTGTGGTTCGGGCCTCAAGGAGTATCCGGTGCTCTTCCACGGCGAGCCCGAGCAAGCCCAGGCCGCCCAACTGGCCGCCAGAGTCAAGGATGTTTCGGTCTTCCTGGTGGAGCTGGGCCTGAAGGAAGTGCCACCCCTACCGCGGCCCCTCAAGGTGGCCTACCACGACGCCTGCCACCTGGCCCATGCCCAGGGGGTGCGGGCCGAACCGCGCCAGCTGCTGCGCAGCATTCCCGGGGTGGAGTTGGTAGAGATTCCCGAGGGCGAGCTTTGCTGCGGCTCGGCAGGTACGTATAACCTCGAGCAACCCGCCATTGCCGCCACCCTGGGCGAGCGCAAGGCCCGCCACATCCTGGCCACCGGGGCCGAGGTGGTGGTCACGGGCAACATCGGCTGCTTTACCCAGATCCAGAGCCAGCTGCGCAAACTGGGCCGAGAGATTCCGGTGCTGCATACGGTGGAGTTGCTCGAGCGGGCCTACGAACAGGCTGCTGTACAAACTTGA
- a CDS encoding FAD-binding protein, whose amino-acid sequence MSYWTLRPTRVAEVQEAVKAHRTLLPRGGGSKPALSTPGEGQTLLDMTGLSGVLEYDPGEYVLVAQAGTRLLEIEALLAQHGQYLPFDPPFVEQGATLGGTVAAGLSGPMRQRYGGVRDFILGVQFVDGEGNLVRGGGKVVKNAAGFDLPKLMVGSLGRLGILTELAFKVFPAPKATATLQVAFPSLEGALETLYRLAGSPIELYALDLQPPTTLILRLGGLAEALPARLERLQAFLGRGGELLEGEAETTYWRSLNDLNLGEGALVKVALTPRRIPALEPALGRAPRRYLSAGHLLYLAWNDALDVLDRLLKAHGLSGLVLRGSTHRPRIGIDLEQAMGYKVTQALDPQGKFAR is encoded by the coding sequence GTGAGCTATTGGACCCTCCGACCCACCCGCGTGGCCGAAGTCCAGGAGGCCGTCAAAGCACACCGCACCCTTCTGCCCAGAGGCGGCGGCAGCAAACCTGCCCTCTCCACCCCCGGCGAGGGCCAGACCTTGCTGGACATGACCGGCCTGAGTGGGGTTTTGGAGTACGACCCCGGCGAGTATGTACTGGTGGCCCAGGCAGGCACCCGGCTCCTTGAAATAGAAGCCCTGCTGGCCCAGCACGGGCAGTACCTGCCCTTTGACCCCCCATTCGTCGAACAGGGCGCCACCCTAGGGGGCACGGTGGCCGCCGGGCTCTCAGGCCCCATGCGCCAGCGCTACGGCGGGGTGCGCGACTTCATTTTGGGGGTGCAGTTTGTGGATGGCGAGGGGAACTTGGTGCGGGGTGGGGGCAAGGTGGTCAAGAATGCCGCCGGGTTCGACCTGCCCAAGCTGATGGTGGGCAGCCTGGGGCGGCTGGGCATCCTGACCGAGCTGGCTTTCAAGGTGTTTCCCGCCCCCAAAGCCACCGCCACCCTGCAGGTGGCTTTTCCGAGTCTGGAAGGGGCCCTCGAGACCCTCTACAGGCTGGCAGGCTCTCCGATTGAGCTTTACGCACTCGACCTACAACCCCCCACTACCCTTATCCTGCGCCTGGGGGGCCTGGCCGAAGCCCTGCCTGCCCGGCTGGAACGGCTGCAAGCTTTTTTGGGGCGGGGCGGCGAGCTGCTCGAAGGAGAGGCTGAAACCACCTACTGGCGTAGCCTGAACGACCTAAACCTGGGCGAAGGGGCTCTGGTGAAAGTGGCCCTCACCCCCCGGCGCATCCCGGCCCTGGAACCGGCCTTGGGCCGGGCCCCACGGCGCTACCTGAGCGCGGGCCACCTGCTCTACTTGGCCTGGAACGACGCACTGGATGTGCTTGACCGGCTGCTCAAGGCTCACGGCTTATCTGGCCTGGTTCTAAGAGGTTCTACGCATCGACCCCGGATTGGAATAGACTTGGAGCAGGCCATGGGCTACAAGGTGACCCAAGCCCTCGACCCCCAGGGCAAGTTTGCCCGATAA
- a CDS encoding FAD-linked oxidase C-terminal domain-containing protein: protein MSPALAELERLFPPGRLLHKPGELAPYESDALTAFRARPLAVVLPETHEEVVQAVRWCAHHQIPYVARGSGTSLSGGSLPIEGGLIIGLNRMNKLLRLEPQERIAVVQPGFINLQVSNAAATYGLYYAPDPSSQPVSTIGGNLAFNSGGAHCLKYGMTSNHVLAARVVLPDGETVELGSESLENTGPDWLGLFVGSEGLLGIATEVTLRLLPKPETYHTVLAAYDSLAKAGDAVAAVVASGLLPGAMEIMDSLAIEAAEAAVKAGYPQAARALLIVELEGETPQVEAEARYLDAVIRGSGAYEVRVAQSPEERLKIWKGRKAAFSAVGRLSPDYIVQDGVVPRSKLGQALAEIEQLSARYGLRVANVFHAGDGNLHPLILYNGRLEGELHRAEALAGEILKLCVALGGSITGEHGVGMEKKAYMPEMFAEADLEAMRRIRLALDPLELANRGKMFPGEAPALHFRGAHPLEKAGVISRE, encoded by the coding sequence ATGAGCCCTGCGCTGGCCGAGCTCGAGCGCCTCTTCCCCCCCGGTCGCTTGCTACACAAGCCGGGCGAGTTGGCCCCTTACGAGTCGGACGCGCTCACGGCCTTCCGGGCCCGGCCCCTGGCGGTGGTGCTGCCCGAGACCCACGAAGAGGTGGTGCAGGCCGTGCGCTGGTGCGCGCATCACCAGATTCCCTACGTAGCGCGAGGCTCCGGCACCAGCCTTTCGGGGGGTTCGTTGCCCATCGAGGGGGGGCTCATCATTGGCCTCAACCGTATGAACAAGCTGCTGCGGCTCGAGCCCCAGGAGCGCATCGCGGTGGTGCAGCCGGGCTTCATTAACCTCCAGGTCTCCAATGCCGCCGCGACCTATGGTCTCTACTACGCTCCGGATCCCTCCTCCCAGCCGGTCTCGACCATTGGGGGCAACCTGGCCTTCAACTCCGGCGGGGCCCACTGCCTCAAATACGGCATGACCTCCAACCACGTGCTGGCCGCCCGGGTGGTGCTGCCGGATGGCGAGACCGTGGAGCTGGGCAGCGAAAGCCTGGAAAACACCGGCCCCGACTGGCTGGGTTTGTTTGTGGGCAGCGAGGGGCTGTTGGGCATTGCTACCGAGGTGACGCTGCGCCTGTTGCCCAAGCCCGAGACCTACCACACCGTGCTGGCCGCCTACGACTCGCTGGCCAAAGCGGGCGACGCCGTGGCAGCGGTGGTGGCCTCGGGGCTCTTGCCGGGGGCCATGGAGATTATGGACTCACTGGCCATCGAGGCCGCCGAGGCGGCGGTAAAGGCAGGGTATCCCCAGGCGGCCCGGGCCCTCTTGATTGTGGAGCTCGAGGGCGAGACCCCGCAGGTCGAGGCCGAGGCGCGCTACCTGGACGCGGTCATCCGAGGCTCGGGGGCCTACGAAGTGCGGGTGGCCCAAAGCCCCGAAGAGCGCCTGAAAATCTGGAAAGGGCGCAAGGCGGCCTTCTCGGCGGTGGGGCGGCTCTCGCCCGACTACATCGTGCAGGATGGGGTGGTGCCCCGCTCCAAGCTGGGCCAGGCCCTGGCCGAAATTGAGCAGCTATCGGCCCGCTACGGCCTGCGGGTGGCCAATGTTTTTCACGCCGGTGACGGCAACCTGCACCCCCTGATTCTCTATAACGGGCGCCTCGAGGGCGAGCTGCACCGCGCCGAGGCGCTGGCCGGGGAAATCCTGAAGCTGTGCGTGGCCTTAGGCGGCTCCATCACCGGCGAGCACGGGGTGGGGATGGAGAAAAAAGCCTACATGCCCGAGATGTTCGCCGAGGCCGACCTAGAGGCCATGCGGCGCATCCGCCTGGCCCTCGACCCGCTGGAGCTGGCCAACCGGGGCAAGATGTTTCCCGGTGAGGCCCCGGCCCTTCATTTCCGCGGAGCGCACCCGCTGGAAAAAGCGGGGGTGATCTCGCGTGAGTAG
- a CDS encoding polysaccharide biosynthesis tyrosine autokinase, giving the protein MMPQIPQEPEIDVGRLGQLLRRNFWTLLSVAATLALLTWLVSVLLVPTYQASSRLLAAQSSAFSSNLLGTVPSQSLIDADAYREAALSNVVLERTLKAAGLDSRPQDLEAFTRRARVRTIEGQNSSVVILSVRDTNPEKSATLANLWAENLIRWDAERVRGSFGGYRESLQAQLAVVNNQLRQASGQRENLAGLLSLQASLQRDIDLLRALERSASGQLSLIDRAVIPARPVSPRPVLYTAIAFAVGLVLALGWLLLRESTVRTVRNTDEAFRLTSLPILGEFPEVPAASGRNLSPEVASYLDINLAHTTGDANPRIIAITSPAALEGKSSVAISLARACARAGRRTLLIDLNSRRPVLHQEFGIAHGPDVVSALVNLPRMFPQPNLVENNLYLIPCLQPLENPSRLLSELFRPFITHLKESGLYDIIILDTPPVLSVTDTLIMAPYVSGVLLVVREGQTDRRQLRSALEILKRVGAQTLGLVMNRVREGQTLPKPDKAYEGSSKSTGIFKPAAEEKA; this is encoded by the coding sequence ATGATGCCACAAATTCCTCAAGAGCCAGAGATCGATGTGGGCCGCCTGGGCCAGCTACTGCGCCGCAACTTCTGGACGCTGCTCTCGGTGGCTGCAACCCTGGCTTTATTGACATGGCTGGTCTCGGTATTGTTGGTGCCTACCTACCAGGCCAGCTCCCGACTCTTGGCGGCGCAAAGCAGCGCTTTTTCCAGCAACCTCTTGGGAACAGTACCCTCCCAAAGCCTCATTGATGCCGATGCCTACCGCGAGGCAGCCCTTAGCAATGTGGTGCTAGAACGCACTTTGAAAGCCGCGGGGCTGGACAGTCGACCCCAAGACCTCGAGGCTTTTACTCGCCGGGCGCGGGTGCGAACCATCGAGGGCCAAAACTCCAGCGTGGTAATTTTGAGCGTCCGGGATACCAACCCCGAAAAATCGGCCACTCTGGCCAACTTGTGGGCCGAGAATTTGATTCGCTGGGATGCGGAACGGGTTCGGGGTAGTTTTGGTGGCTACCGGGAGTCCCTCCAGGCCCAGCTTGCTGTGGTCAACAACCAGCTCAGACAGGCCTCCGGCCAGAGAGAAAACCTGGCCGGTCTCCTGAGCCTACAAGCCTCGCTGCAGCGCGACATCGACCTGCTACGGGCCTTGGAGCGCAGTGCGAGTGGGCAGCTTTCGCTTATAGATCGAGCCGTCATACCTGCTCGGCCGGTGAGCCCCCGCCCGGTGTTGTATACGGCCATCGCCTTTGCTGTTGGTCTGGTGCTAGCCCTTGGCTGGCTGCTGTTGCGCGAGTCCACCGTTCGAACCGTGCGCAACACCGATGAGGCTTTCCGCCTGACTTCCTTGCCCATCCTGGGCGAGTTTCCCGAGGTACCCGCTGCATCCGGGCGCAACCTGTCTCCCGAGGTAGCCAGCTACCTAGACATCAACCTAGCCCACACCACCGGCGACGCCAACCCGCGTATTATCGCCATTACCAGCCCGGCGGCCCTCGAGGGCAAAAGCAGTGTGGCCATCAGCCTGGCACGGGCCTGCGCCCGCGCGGGCCGGCGCACCCTGCTCATCGACCTCAACAGCCGCCGACCGGTGCTGCACCAGGAGTTTGGCATTGCCCACGGCCCAGACGTTGTGAGCGCGCTGGTGAATCTACCGCGTATGTTTCCCCAGCCCAACCTGGTCGAAAACAACCTGTACCTGATTCCCTGCTTGCAGCCGCTCGAGAACCCCTCCCGCCTGCTCTCCGAGCTGTTCCGTCCCTTCATCACCCACCTCAAGGAAAGCGGCCTGTACGACATTATCATCCTTGACACCCCGCCGGTGCTAAGCGTGACCGATACCTTGATCATGGCCCCTTATGTTTCCGGGGTGTTGCTGGTGGTGCGTGAAGGCCAGACCGACCGGCGCCAGCTGCGCTCGGCCCTCGAGATCCTCAAGCGGGTGGGCGCCCAGACCCTGGGCCTGGTGATGAACCGGGTACGTGAAGGCCAGACCCTGCCCAAGCCCGACAAGGCGTACGAGGGCAGCAGTAAGAGCACCGGCATTTTCAAGCCCGCTGCTGAAGAAAAGGCCTAA
- a CDS encoding lipopolysaccharide biosynthesis protein, with protein sequence MARWLEPTEYGAFAVGWMILLIGYQVQNPLITEPLTVYTPNRFRTAPELYQQIVQYLHWFLTGLAALVFVLLAGLQNDGVFKGLYLGLAFALPFVQYAMLIRRICYANLAPRLSALGGFLYLPLFVLSAFILHNASLLNAFTAMLLMGAASLISGYWVWWQWSRVSQQRVYGATLPFQAQVKLFWAVLRYHWRYGRWGLPASLLWILVTSLPYVLLVRFHGLESVAGLRVLENTVAPVNSFFSAFNSLMLPSFARASSPANLERMMRRYLLLFTTLGFLFWLVLALLHEPIFRLLYGANYQDIGRLLYLFALVPMATWFAEVFFSAFRAQEQPRWITWLYVLASFSTGVLGWLLIQRMGLQGAVVTVLCTQALLAIAALIFWFRLGRQRTF encoded by the coding sequence ATGGCGCGCTGGCTCGAGCCCACCGAGTACGGCGCTTTTGCGGTAGGCTGGATGATTTTACTGATAGGCTACCAGGTGCAAAATCCGCTCATCACCGAACCGCTGACGGTGTACACCCCCAACCGGTTTCGTACGGCTCCAGAGCTGTACCAGCAAATCGTACAGTACTTGCACTGGTTTCTTACCGGCCTTGCTGCGTTGGTGTTTGTGTTGTTGGCAGGGCTACAAAACGATGGGGTTTTCAAGGGTCTGTACCTGGGACTCGCCTTTGCCCTACCTTTTGTTCAATATGCCATGCTCATCCGACGGATCTGCTATGCCAACCTGGCTCCCAGGCTTTCGGCCCTGGGAGGTTTTTTATACCTGCCCCTATTTGTGCTATCGGCTTTTATCCTGCACAACGCTTCTTTACTCAATGCTTTTACGGCGATGCTGCTGATGGGCGCTGCTTCGCTGATATCGGGCTACTGGGTGTGGTGGCAGTGGAGCCGCGTCTCCCAGCAACGGGTATATGGTGCTACTTTGCCCTTCCAGGCCCAGGTGAAGCTATTTTGGGCGGTGCTTCGTTACCACTGGCGGTACGGTCGCTGGGGTTTGCCGGCCAGCCTGCTGTGGATACTGGTCACCAGCCTCCCGTATGTTTTGCTGGTGCGTTTCCACGGCCTCGAGTCGGTTGCGGGTTTGCGGGTGCTGGAAAACACCGTGGCTCCGGTGAACAGTTTTTTTTCGGCCTTCAACTCCCTTATGCTGCCTTCCTTTGCCCGAGCCTCTTCCCCTGCCAACCTCGAGCGCATGATGCGGCGCTATCTGCTTTTGTTTACCACCTTAGGCTTTTTGTTCTGGTTGGTGCTGGCCCTGCTGCACGAACCGATTTTTAGACTGCTGTACGGTGCCAACTATCAAGACATCGGTCGCCTCTTGTACCTGTTTGCCCTGGTTCCGATGGCGACCTGGTTTGCCGAGGTGTTTTTTAGCGCCTTCCGGGCTCAAGAGCAGCCTCGCTGGATTACCTGGCTCTATGTACTGGCGTCTTTCTCAACGGGTGTACTGGGCTGGTTGCTCATCCAACGAATGGGATTACAAGGGGCGGTTGTTACCGTTCTTTGTACCCAGGCTTTGCTGGCCATCGCCGCCCTGATTTTTTGGTTTAGGCTGGGGCGCCAGCGTACCTTTTGA